A DNA window from Fragaria vesca subsp. vesca linkage group LG3, FraVesHawaii_1.0, whole genome shotgun sequence contains the following coding sequences:
- the LOC101303982 gene encoding uncharacterized protein LOC101303982 yields MGDGISFRHTTRKTRKPSWPVLPLDVYELISSKLTLSDILRWKSVSRSCYNAIKYIVEKSPSFTWLAEPPCLLLYPDQDLDRTIDVDDGIIYDEGFVFYNLNSGKFSKLKNTIPKELSHGVFLGLSQGWVLFLSKKLEFVLLNPMLCGAQLPLPPLCSFPDIQRITYDLDQPIIKWRKPAVTFTSLELFSASFQSKVVVCPRWSCSSRIRNKDIFGVIVMYYVLVNNQETTGPYNLAFCNTNADVKWTKLDKQGGYKDIVWHQNHLYALRNDWSSVTVWGFENSLVPIKMNDIQSDGEAMRNLDDQYVRVSAYMIKTPEDLLLVWRTWTSMFFAFKLDCSYGRRRWIEVESIGNYALVLDRRQSMLISAGHDASRCDKNSIFLVEQLQTTDSRSNDLVAFDLKRREKGLENGLPAVWKDDWPVVLG; encoded by the coding sequence ATGGGTGACGGCATCAGCTTCCGGCACACCACAAGAAAAACTAGAAAACCAAGTTGGCCTGTACTTCCTCTTGATGTGTATGAACTGATTTCATCAAAGTTAACCCTGAGCGATATACTGCGTTGGAAATCGGTTTCTCGTTCATGCTACAATGCCATCAAATATATCGTAGAGAAATCCCCATCATTCACCTGGTTAGCCGAACCTCCCTGCCTCCTGCTTTACCCAGATCAAGATTTGGACCGCACCATTGATGTTGATGATGGCATTATATACGATGAAGGGTTTGTCTTTTATAATCTTAACAGCGGCAAATTTTCCAAGTTGAAGAACACCATACCTAAGGAGTTAAGCCATGGTGTTTTTCTTGGATTGTCTCAAGGTTGGGTGCTTTTCTTGAGCAAGAAGCTAGAGTTTGTGCTCTTAAACCCCATGCTATGTGGAGCTCAGCTCCCACTCCCACCGCTCTGTAGTTTTCCAGATATACAAAGAATAACATACGATCTCGACCAACCTATAATCAAGTGGAGAAAACCTGCAGTTACTTTCACATCCTTGGAATTGTTTAGTGCAAGTTTCCAGTCCAAAGTTGTCGTGTGTCCGCGATGGAGTTGCAGCAGTAGGATCAGAAACAAAGACATCTTTGGGGTTATTGTTATGTACTATGTTCTGGTCAATAATCAGGAGACTACAGGACCATATAATCTTGCATTTTGTAACACTAATGCAGATGTTAAGTGGACAAAACTTGACAAGCAAGGAGGTTATAAGGACATTGTGTGGCATCAAAATCACTTGTATGCCTTACGCAACGATTGGAGTAGTGTCACAGTCTGGGGTTTCGAGAATTCGTTAGTTCCGATTAAGATGAATGATATTCAATCTGATGGGGAGGCAATGCGAAATCTGGATGATCAATATGTTAGGGTCAGTGCTTACATGATCAAAACGCCGGAAGATCTATTGCTGGTCTGGAGGACTTGGACTAGTATGTTCTTTGCTTTTAAGCTGGACTGTTCCTATGGTAGGCGCAGATGGATAGAGGTGGAATCGATTGGGAATTATGCATTGGTTTTGGATCGGAGACAGTCTATGTTAATCTCAGCCGGCCATGATGCTTCAAGATGCGATAAGAATTCAATTTTCTTGGTAGAACAGTTACAAACAACTGATTCCCGCAGCAACGACTTGGTTGCTTTTGATTTGAAGCGAAGGGAGAAAGGACTAGAGAATGGTTTGCCAGCAGTGTGGAAGGATGACTGGCCAGTTGTTTTGGGTTGA
- the LOC101307763 gene encoding stromal cell-derived factor 2-like protein-like — protein sequence MSATATATATALHSPGQGRITIPSRASKPQFPFWQQTWFIALLFAMAVGFLCLAVFLFLGLDLDTGYGATTPTAEGVEITYDSVLKLMHERTKFRLHSHDMSYGSGSGQQSVTAFPNVDDANSYWVRYSLQFVQFTYHAFRLVNK from the exons ATGAGTGCCACTGCCACCGCCACTGCCACCGCTCTGCACTCACCGGGTCAGGGAAGAATCACTATTCCCAGCCGGGCTTCGAAGCCTCAGTTTCCCTTTTGGCAACAGACCTGGTTCATAGCCTTGCTCTTCGCCATGGCCGTCGGCTTTCTCTGCCTTGCTGTCTTCCTCTTCCTCGGCCTCGATCTCGATACAGGCTACGGCGCCACCACCCCCACCGCTGAGGGCGTCGAG ATCACATACGACAGTGTGCTGAAGCTTATGCACGAGAGGACCAAGTTTCGGCTGCACTCCCACGACATGTCGTATGGCTCTGGCAGTGGCCAGCAGTCTGTCACTGCGTTTCCAAATGTCGACGATGCTAACAGCTACTGGGTACGGTATTCGCTACAGTTTGTTCAATTTACGTATCATGCTTTTCGATTGGTCAATAAGTGA
- the LOC101307468 gene encoding DEAD-box ATP-dependent RNA helicase 35-like encodes MEEESDLYVPVAKRRAIAAQRLLEKQRAIAKQKILKRKRRSSSEQVDSKVEESKENRTNLPSLLVTASQLKRDAPEITPKEQLLQQEKQMIEQLPDRKSLMSVHELAKGITYTDPLPTGWKPPLKIRMRTAKQCDVIRKQWHIKVDGEHIPPPIRSFKDMRFPERILKVLKAKGIVKPTPIQVQGLPVVLSGRDMIGIAFTGSGKTLVFVLPMVMMALQEEILMPIAPGEGPFGLVICPSKELARQTFELVQEFVNAMEEDGRPKIRPLLCIGGVDKKSQQDIVRKGVHIVVATPGRLKDMLKSKIMKLDNCRYLTLDEADRLLDLGFEDDIREVFDHFKAQRQTLLFSATMPIKIQNFATKALVKPVTVNVGRAGAANLDVIQEVDYVKQEAKAFYLLQCLQKTAPPVLIFCEKKADVDEIHEYLLLKGVQAVAVHGGKDHEEREDAISSFKSGKKDVLVATDVASKGLDFPDIQHVINYDMPAEIENYVHRIGRTGRCGKVGIATTFINKNQSETTLLDLKHLLQEAKQRIPPMLAELDDPMEHTSDEVEGCAYCGGPGHRVGDCSKLEQHKRIVSSRRDLYGSGGYVGEI; translated from the coding sequence ATGGAAGAAGAAAGCGACTTGTATGTACCTGTGGCAAAGCGGAGAGCGATTGCAGCGCAGAGGCTTCTTGAGAAGCAGAGAGCGATTGCAAAGCAGAAGATTCTTAAGAGGAAGAGAAGAAGCAGCTCTGAGCAGGTTGACTCTAAAGTGGAGGAATCCAAAGAAAATAGGACGAATCTACCTAGCCTCCTTGTAACAGCGTCACAGTTGAAGCGTGATGCTCCGGAGATTACTCCAAAAGAGCAGCTGCTGCAACAAGAAAAGCAGATGATTGAGCAGCTCCCCGATCGCAAATCACTAATGTCAGTTCATGAATTGGCAAAGGGAATAACTTACACAGACCCTTTGCCAACAGGTTGGAAGCCCCCATTAAAGATTAGAATGAGAACTGCAAAGCAATGTGACGTGATCCGCAAGCAATGGCACATCAAAGTTGATGGGGAACACATTCCTCCTCCAATTAGGAGTTTCAAGGACATGAGATTTCCGGAGCGGATTTTGAAGGTTTTGAAAGCCAAAGGGATTGTGAAACCGACCCCCATTCAGGTTCAAGGTCTTCCTGTGGTTTTGTCCGGGAGGGATATGATTGGAATAGCATTTACAGGTTCCGGCAAGACATTGGTTTTCGTGTTGCCAATGGTTATGATGGCATTGCAGGAGGAGATTCTGATGCCAATTGCTCCAGGAGAAGGACCTTTCGGGTTGGTTATATGCCCATCGAAAGAGCTAGCAAGGCAGACTTTCGAATTGGTACAAGAGTTTGTGAATGCTATGGAAGAGGACGGAAGACCAAAGATAAGGCCTTTGCTGTGCATTGGTGGAGTGGATAAGAAGTCACAGCAGGACATTGTGAGGAAAGGTGTTCATATAGTTGTCGCAACTCCGGGAAGGTTAAAGGATATGCTGAAAAGCAAAATAATGAAGCTTGATAACTGCAGATATCTAACTTTAGATGAGGCTGATAGATTGTTAGACTTAGGCTTTGAGGATGACATAAGAGAAGTTTTCGACCATTTTAAAGCTCAACGTCAAACGCTTCTATTTTCAGCCACCATGCCTATTAAAATTCAGAACTTTGCTACAAAGGCTTTGGTTAAGCCTGTGACTGTCAACGTGGGAAGAGCTGGAGCAGCAAATCTTGATGTGATTCAAGAGGTTGATTATGTGAAGCAAGAGGCCAAGGCTTTTTACCTTCTTCAATGTCTGCAAAAGACTGCGCCTCCTGTTCTAATATTCTGCGAAAAGAAAGCCGATGTGGATGAGATTCATGAATATCTTCTGTTGAAGGGAGTGCAGGCAGTGGCTGTTCATGGAGGGAAGGATCATGAAGAGAGAGAGGATGCCATTTCTTCCTTCAAGTCAGGGAAAAAAGATGTCTTAGTGGCAACTGATGTTGCTTCAAAAGGTTTGGATTTTCCTGATATTCAACATGTCATTAATTATGACATGCCTGCAGAAATCGAAAACTATGTTCACCGGATTGGAAGAACAGGAAGATGTGGCAAGGTTGGAATTGCAACAACGTTTATAAACAAGAACCAAAGTGAGACGACACTCCTAGATTTGAAGCACCTATTGCAAGAGGCCAAGCAGCGAATTCCACCCATGTTGGCTGAGCTGGATGATCCAATGGAACATACAAGTGATGAGGTTGAAGGCTGTGCTTATTGTGGCGGGCCTGGTCATCGAGTCGGTGATTGTTCAAAACTAGAGCAGCATAAAAGAATTGTCAGCTCTAGGAGGGATTTATATGGTTCTGGTGGTTACGTAGGGGAAATATGA